A region of the Kribbella sp. NBC_01245 genome:
ACGATCGCCTGATGCTCGGCGAGGACCTCCGCACGCCGGTTGCTGCTGCGCTCCAAGGCGGCAACGCCGAGCAGGACATGTCGCGCGCGCAAGCTCTGGTAGAGCCGATCGAGCACCGAGTTGTCCGCACTCGCGACGAGCAACGCGTGGAACTGGCTGTCCAGCTCGATGAACTCCTTGGCCTCGGCGACATCGCTGATGGCCCGCTGCATCCGGAGCAGCGCGTTCATCTCCTCGACCGGCGCGTTGTCCGTGGCCAGGCAGGCGGTCGCGGCCCAGCACTCGATCACCCCGCGCGCCTGCATCATCTCGGCGATCTCGCGGCCCGGCAGGGTCGGCACGAGCGCGCCGCGATTCGGCACCAACTGCACCAGGCCCTCGGCGGCGAGCATCAGCAGCGCCTCGCGCACCGGCGTCCGGGATACCCCGATCTCGGTCGCGAGCGCCTGCTCGTTGATGAACGTCCCAAGCACTGCCGGGTCGCTGAGCACGGTCTCCCGCAAGTAAGCGAGCGCCCGATCCCGACCCGAATCCCCACCTGATCGCATACCCAATGTATACAGCCCAAGGAGGCTTAATGACGACTCTGCGCGTGGCCGCCGCCCAGCTCAACGCGGGACCCGATCCCATCGCGAACCTGGCCCTCACAACCGACGCCGTACGACGCGCAGCCGACGCCGGCGCGGAACTGGTCGCGTTACCCGAAGCGACCATGGCCGCCTTCGGCACCGACCTGCGGGCCATCGCCGAACCACTCGACGGGCCATTCGCGACGGGCCTGCGCAAGGTCGCGGCAGACGTCGGGATCGTCGTGGTGGCGGGCCTCTTCGAACCCGCGGAAGACGGTCGGGTGCACAACACGCTGCTCGCGACGGGCCCCGGGGTCGAGGCGTCGTACCGGAAGATCCACTTGTACGACGCCTTCGGATCGCGCGAGTCGGAGCTGGTCGCGCCGGGGTCGGAGGTGGTGACTTTCGAACTGCCTCGAGTGAAGGACAGCCTGACGGTCGGACTAGCGACGTGTTTCGATCTGCGATTCGCCGGGCTCTTCACCGAACTCGGCCAGGCCGGGTCGGACCTCATCGTCGTACCGGCGTCGTGGGGAGCGGGACCCGGCAAAGAGGAGCAGTGGGACTTGCTGACCAGGGCCCGGGCGTCAGATGCGCAGGCCTGGTTGCTGGCGTGCGATCAGGCTTTCGCTACGCCGGTCGGTACGGATCCACTCGGGATCGGACGGAGTGTGCTGGCCGATCCGGCCGGCCGAGTGCGCGCCCGGCTTGGTGCGGAGGCCGGTCTCCTCGTCGGTGCCGTCGACACCGACGAGGTGACGGCCATTCGTGCCCGCGTTCCGGTCATCATGCGCTGAGCCTTTCGGGTCAGGCCGCGTGACGGTGGGTGAAGATGCGGGTGCTGCGCAGCGACAAAACGTTGTCGGTGTGTGCAAACGGCTTGTGGTTAAAGGGTTCGGCCGCCTCGCCGAGGGCGAGGAGGTCGAGCTTGGTCCTTGCTAGATCGCGGTCGTCGGCGATCCACGAGCCGTTCGGGCCCTTGCCGACCCGGGGCGCGTGCCGCCGGTTGCTGATTTCGAGCGCCGCGATCAGAGCCAGCGCGAGGACTGCGAGTACTACGATTCCGGTCATGGCAGTAATACTGCTATCATCGAGATCCAGCCACAATTGGCAGAACTGACGTACTTCGACAAATTACTGCCACTCGTGTTGGACGGCCCTTGGAGGAGCGTTGAAGAAGATCGCCGTGGTCCTGATGGAGGACGTCGCGCTGTTCGAGTTCGGCGTGCTCGCCGAGGTGTTCGGCGTCGACCGCACCGATGACGGCGTGCCCGCGTTCGACTTCCGCGTCTGCGCCCTCCGGCCGAACGAGCCGCTCCGCACCACCAGTCACTCTGGCGTGATCGCGCCGTACGGTCTGGAGGAGCTGGCCGACGCCGACCTGGTCGCGGTCCCGGCCACTACCATTCGCGACGAGTACCCGGAGGAGATCCTCGACGCCCTCCGCGCCGCGGTCGACCGGGGCGCGATCCTGCTCACCGTCTGCTCCGGCGCCTACGTGCTCGGTGCCGCGGGCATTCTCGACGGCCGCTGCTGCGCCACCCACTGGCGCTACACGAATGACTTCCGCGAACGCTTCCCCGCGGCGAATCTCGACCCGGATGTGCTGTTCGTTGACGACGGCAACGTCATCACCAGCGCTGGTACGGCGGCTGGCATCGACGCCTGCCTGCACCTGGTACGTCGCGAGCTGGGCGCAGCCGTCGCCACCCGGATCGCTCGCCGCATGGTCGTACCGCCCCAGCGAGACGGCGGCCAACGCCAGTACGTCGATCTGCCCGTGCCCGAGACCACCGGGGAAAGCCTCCAGCCGATCCTGAGCTGGATGGTGGACAACCTCTCCATCGAGCACACCGTGCCCGATCTCGCCCGCCGCGCGCGCATGTCGGATCGCACGTTCGCCCGCCGCTTCGTCGCCGAGACGGGGACGACCCCGCTCAAGTGGGTCACCACCCAGCGGGTGCT
Encoded here:
- a CDS encoding GntR family transcriptional regulator — translated: MRSGGDSGRDRALAYLRETVLSDPAVLGTFINEQALATEIGVSRTPVREALLMLAAEGLVQLVPNRGALVPTLPGREIAEMMQARGVIECWAATACLATDNAPVEEMNALLRMQRAISDVAEAKEFIELDSQFHALLVASADNSVLDRLYQSLRARHVLLGVAALERSSNRRAEVLAEHQAIVDALARKDPDEAEATILRHLNTTAAVLMQG
- a CDS encoding carbon-nitrogen hydrolase family protein; this encodes MTTLRVAAAQLNAGPDPIANLALTTDAVRRAADAGAELVALPEATMAAFGTDLRAIAEPLDGPFATGLRKVAADVGIVVVAGLFEPAEDGRVHNTLLATGPGVEASYRKIHLYDAFGSRESELVAPGSEVVTFELPRVKDSLTVGLATCFDLRFAGLFTELGQAGSDLIVVPASWGAGPGKEEQWDLLTRARASDAQAWLLACDQAFATPVGTDPLGIGRSVLADPAGRVRARLGAEAGLLVGAVDTDEVTAIRARVPVIMR
- a CDS encoding GlxA family transcriptional regulator; this encodes MKKIAVVLMEDVALFEFGVLAEVFGVDRTDDGVPAFDFRVCALRPNEPLRTTSHSGVIAPYGLEELADADLVAVPATTIRDEYPEEILDALRAAVDRGAILLTVCSGAYVLGAAGILDGRCCATHWRYTNDFRERFPAANLDPDVLFVDDGNVITSAGTAAGIDACLHLVRRELGAAVATRIARRMVVPPQRDGGQRQYVDLPVPETTGESLQPILSWMVDNLSIEHTVPDLARRARMSDRTFARRFVAETGTTPLKWVTTQRVLHARTLLEATDLGLEQVAAKSGFGTAALLRHHFRRVVGVAPQDYRRTFQTAS